Below is a genomic region from Isosphaeraceae bacterium EP7.
GTTCGAACGTCTCTATTTCGGCGCATTGCTCCGCAAGATCACCGGCGGGGGTCGTCCCTCTACCGTGAGATCCGCGGTTCCTGTGCGGGCCACGACGGTCCCATAGGTCGGCGGCCCTTGAGGGCGATCGCGCGGGAGATGCACGGAGCTGGACTCGGGGAAGGGGGGGCGGCATGTCGCGATTCTTGCTCACGGTCTGGCCGCTGGTTGGCCACATCAATCCATTCATGAGCGTGGCCAAGGCCCTGCAGGCCCGTGGGCACTCCGTCGCCTTCTATACGAGCGAATCGGTGCGGCCGATCCTCGAGGCCGAGGGGATGATGGTCCTCCCCTATGTCCTGGTGGACGATGGCCCGATGTGGGAGATCGTCCGGGACGCGGAGTCGAGGGCATGGCTGGGCTGGAATGCCCCTAAGATCCTGATGCGAGCGGTCCGCGAATGGATCGCGGGGACGATGCCCGGCCAGGTTGCCGACCTCAGACGCATCAGTGCCGAGTGGAAGCCCGATGTCATCGTCACCGAGACTGGCATGTGGGGGCCGATCGTGGTCCTCAACGAGGTCGGAACCGTTCCGGTGGCGATCCTGACGACACTGATGGGCTGCCTGATCCCTGGCCCGGAGGCGCCGCCGGGGGGATCGGGCTTGCCGACGCCGCGCAACTTCAGGACAAGGCTGCTATCGAAGGCCGTCACACGATTGAGCGACATGCTCGCGGTGGGCGTGCGGATGCGCGTCAATCGGGTCCGAGCTGAGAACGGCCTGCCGCCGATGGCCGGATCAGTAAACGCCCATATGGCAACACTCCCTCTCTACCTCGTCCCGAGTGTGCGCGAGCTGGACTACGGCCGTCGTGACCTTCCGTCGTCGGTCCACTACGTGGGGCCCTGCATCTGGAACCGGCCGTCGGGCCAGGCCCCCGATCGCTGGCTTGAGGGGCTTCCCGGCGGCCAGCCGTGGGTTCACGTCACCGAGGGGACGGCGCACTACCAGGACCCGTTCGTGCTGCGAGCCGCGGCGTCGGGGCTGGCGGGGCTGCCTTTGCAGGCGATCCTGACGACGGGCTCGCAGCGCGACCCGGAGGAGATGGGGCTCGGCGCGGTGGCGTCGAACATCCACGTGCGGCGCTGGGTCAGCCACAGCGAGCTGCTGCCGCGGTGCGCCGCGTTGGTCACCACCGGCGGCGCGGGAACCATATTAACGGCCCTCCATGCGGGTTTGCCCATGGTCATTGTGCCGACCCACTGGGACAAGCCCGACAACGCCCGCCGCATCGTCGACGCCGGCCTCGGCCTGAGCTTGTCCCCCCGCAGGTGCACACCCGAAGCGCTCCGACACGCGGTCGAGCGGGTCCTGGCCGAGCCCGGCTACCGCGAGAATGCGAGGGGGCTTGCGCTGAAGATGAACGCAACTTCCGGGCCCGAGCGGGCCGCCGACCTGCTCGAAGCGCTGGCATTGAAGTCGGCCCAACGCGGCGAGGATTTCGCCGAGAAATCTCGGGCTTCCACCGCCCAGCAAGAGGTTTGTGGCCCGCTCGAATGGGCGTCGATCGACCCGTGAGATTCGACCCGATCCGTCTTCAGTCACGTTCGATTGATCGCTCGTCAGATCAGAGAGAGGGGAGGGAGGCGACGATGGCAAGGATCCTGTTCACCGTCTGGCCGTTCCCGGGGCATGTCAATCCGGCGCTCGGGGTCGCCAAGGCCCTCCAGTCCCGCGGTCATGAGGTCGGATTCTACACCGGGGCTCGAGCGGTTTCCCTGGTCGAGGGCGAAGGTTTCGCCGCCTTCCCGTTCCGCCGCATCGATGAGGAGCGGATCTGGGGCCTGATCCAGGGGCTGGAAGCTCGATCTCCGATCGACCGGACCCCGCTCAAGCTTCTTCGGGCGGTGTTCCGCGAGTGGCTGGCGGGGACCATCCCCCAGCAAGTGGCCGACGTCCGCGAGGTGATCGCCGCCTGGGGGCCGGACGCGGTCGTCACCGACCCGATGATGTGGGGGCCGAGCCTGGTCCTCCGGGAGGCCGACCACCTGCGGATGGCCGTCATGGCGTTCTTCATCGGCTGTCCGCTGCCGGGGCGCGAAGCACCCCCCTGGGGCCCCGGGCTGCCGCCCCCCCGCAGCTTCGGGACCCGGTTGCTGACCCGTGTGGCGAACTTCGCGAACGACATCCTGGCCACCGGCCTGCGGCGCGAGCTCGATTCCATACGCGCCGGATATGGGCTCCCCCCGATGGGCTGCTCCGTGAATGCGTTCAGCGCCCGGCTCCCCCTCTATCTCATCCCGAGCGTTCGCGAGCTGGACTACGGCCGTCGTGACCTTCCGTCGTCGGTCCACTACGTGGGGCCCTGCATCTGGAACCGGCCGTCGGGCCAGGCCCCCGATCGTTGGCTTGAGGGGCTTCCCGGCGGCCAGCCGTGGGTTCACGTCACCGAGGGGACGGCGCACTACCAGGACCCGTTCGTGCTGCGAGCCGCGGCGTCGGGTCTGGCGGGGCTTCCGGTGCAGGCGATCCTGACGACGGGCTCGCAGCGCGACCCGGAGGAGATGGGGCTCGGCGCGGTGGCGTCGAACATCCACGTGCGGCGCTGGGTCAGCCACAGCGAGCTGCTGCCGCGGTGCGCCGCGTTGGTCACCACCGGCGGCGCGGGAACCGTGATGGCGGCGATCCAGGCGGGCGTGCCGCAGCTGATTGTGCCAACCCGCTGGGACAAGCCCGACAACGCCCGCCGCGTGGTCGAAGCCGGTGCGGGCCTCCGGCTCGCTCCGGGGAAATGCACACCCAGACGGCTGCGGGAGGGAGTCGAGCGTTTGCTCGCAGAGCCGGAATTCGGCCGCAACGCAAGACGCCTTTCGAAGCTACTCGCGGAGGCACCCGGGCCGACCGGGGCCGCACAGTTGATCGAATCGCTGATCGGCGAGCCATCGGTCGCCTGTCCCGCCTGAACGAGAGTGTTCGTCGAGCCGCGTCGCAAACCGAGACAGGGGGAGACTTCGATGACGACCGGATTGGCCACGAACGCCGCGAGCGAGACGGCGGGAGGGATTCGCATCGAGGACGAGACGCGATCGCGCCAGCAGAAGTGGGCGCGGGAGCGTTTCAGGATCCTCTCCCATGTTGGCCGCTGGGGTCGAGCACGGCGATGGCTCTCGGTGGATGCGACGAAGGTGCTCGACGTCGGCTGTGCCTTCGGCTACGGGACTGTGGCGATCGCGAGTGGTCGTGAGGGCAAGCGGTGGGTCGCGGGCGTCGAGCGGGACGAGTTAAACATCAGGATCGCGTGTCGGGCCTATCCCTGGCTGCCGATGGTGCAGGCCGACGCGACGACCTTGCCGTTCCCGGACGAATCCGTCGACGCAGTCCTCATCCTCGACGTGGTGGAGCACCTGGACAATCCCGAGGGGGTCCTCGCCGAGGTCCGTCGCGTCCTGAAGCCCGGCGGCAGCCTGGTGCTCAGCGTGCCGCACAAAGGCCTCTTCGCGGCGATGGACTCGAACAATGCCTACGAGGCGCTCCGCCGCCGTTTCCCGTCGTTCCTCCCCCTGGAGCCGTGCGAGGAGTCGGCATCCGGGACACACCGGCATTATTCGATCGATGAGGTGCGTGCCCTGATCGGCCCGGGCTTCGATATCGACCGATCCTCGCGCACGGGGGTGGGCCTGGCGGAGGCACTTCACCTCGGGATCCTCGTCGTCTTCAAGGGGCTCCTCCGCTGGCGGGGGGGATACATGGTCCTCCGACACCTCTATTTCACGGCCTTCCTTCTGGAAGACCTCATCCCGACCGGGCCGCTGGGGTACAGCCTCACCGTCCGCGCGCGGGCCGTCTAGCCGGCCCGTCCAGACTTCGCCGCCAATCTCGCGCGATCCAGGTGATGGATCGAACTCTCGAGACTCTGAACCGCCGGGGAGCAAAGTCATGAGCGACGACGTCGGGGTCAGCATCTCGCCTCGCGCCGCATCGAATGGCCGCGGGGCTCTCGATGGCCTCTATGCCGCGATCCACCGGATCAGGCCGGTGCGCAGGGCCCTGGACCTGCTCAGGCGGGTCGCTCCCGGGCTCCCTGGCCAGTGCACGCGGCTCAGTTACGAGGCGTTCTGCACGCTCGACAAGAGGCGCGAGATCTTGTTCATGAACTACGGCTACGCGGCGCCAGGGCCCGACGGCCACCTCGTCGACTTGGGCGATGACGACGCCGTCAACCGGTTCAGTATTCAGCTTTATCACCGCGTCGCCGGGGCCGTCGACCTCGCCGGGAAGGATGTCCTCGAAGTCGGATCCGGGAGAGGGGGCGGTGCGTCGTATGTCGCGCGATGCCTAGGACCTCGCTCCGTGACCGGGGTCGACTTCGCCCACAAGGCGGTCCAGTTCTGCACGGATCAGTACAAGTCCGAGGGGCTCTCGTTCC
It encodes:
- a CDS encoding glycosyltransferase; this translates as MSRFLLTVWPLVGHINPFMSVAKALQARGHSVAFYTSESVRPILEAEGMMVLPYVLVDDGPMWEIVRDAESRAWLGWNAPKILMRAVREWIAGTMPGQVADLRRISAEWKPDVIVTETGMWGPIVVLNEVGTVPVAILTTLMGCLIPGPEAPPGGSGLPTPRNFRTRLLSKAVTRLSDMLAVGVRMRVNRVRAENGLPPMAGSVNAHMATLPLYLVPSVRELDYGRRDLPSSVHYVGPCIWNRPSGQAPDRWLEGLPGGQPWVHVTEGTAHYQDPFVLRAAASGLAGLPLQAILTTGSQRDPEEMGLGAVASNIHVRRWVSHSELLPRCAALVTTGGAGTILTALHAGLPMVIVPTHWDKPDNARRIVDAGLGLSLSPRRCTPEALRHAVERVLAEPGYRENARGLALKMNATSGPERAADLLEALALKSAQRGEDFAEKSRASTAQQEVCGPLEWASIDP
- a CDS encoding class I SAM-dependent methyltransferase; translated protein: MSDDVGVSISPRAASNGRGALDGLYAAIHRIRPVRRALDLLRRVAPGLPGQCTRLSYEAFCTLDKRREILFMNYGYAAPGPDGHLVDLGDDDAVNRFSIQLYHRVAGAVDLAGKDVLEVGSGRGGGASYVARCLGPRSVTGVDFAHKAVQFCTDQYKSEGLSFRRGDACHLPFDAGTFDAVLNVESSCHYPSMDAFLGEVSRVLRPGGHLLFADLRHPDHVPELREQFNRSGLVVVQEERITPNVLHALDLDSRRRLEALQRQVPRLIFPLVKDFAGIKGSPVYESFASGECEYLRFVLQKTPRPT
- a CDS encoding glycosyltransferase, whose amino-acid sequence is MARILFTVWPFPGHVNPALGVAKALQSRGHEVGFYTGARAVSLVEGEGFAAFPFRRIDEERIWGLIQGLEARSPIDRTPLKLLRAVFREWLAGTIPQQVADVREVIAAWGPDAVVTDPMMWGPSLVLREADHLRMAVMAFFIGCPLPGREAPPWGPGLPPPRSFGTRLLTRVANFANDILATGLRRELDSIRAGYGLPPMGCSVNAFSARLPLYLIPSVRELDYGRRDLPSSVHYVGPCIWNRPSGQAPDRWLEGLPGGQPWVHVTEGTAHYQDPFVLRAAASGLAGLPVQAILTTGSQRDPEEMGLGAVASNIHVRRWVSHSELLPRCAALVTTGGAGTVMAAIQAGVPQLIVPTRWDKPDNARRVVEAGAGLRLAPGKCTPRRLREGVERLLAEPEFGRNARRLSKLLAEAPGPTGAAQLIESLIGEPSVACPA
- a CDS encoding methyltransferase domain-containing protein, with amino-acid sequence MTTGLATNAASETAGGIRIEDETRSRQQKWARERFRILSHVGRWGRARRWLSVDATKVLDVGCAFGYGTVAIASGREGKRWVAGVERDELNIRIACRAYPWLPMVQADATTLPFPDESVDAVLILDVVEHLDNPEGVLAEVRRVLKPGGSLVLSVPHKGLFAAMDSNNAYEALRRRFPSFLPLEPCEESASGTHRHYSIDEVRALIGPGFDIDRSSRTGVGLAEALHLGILVVFKGLLRWRGGYMVLRHLYFTAFLLEDLIPTGPLGYSLTVRARAV